In a single window of the Podospora pseudocomata strain CBS 415.72m chromosome 2 map unlocalized CBS415.72m_2, whole genome shotgun sequence genome:
- a CDS encoding uncharacterized protein (COG:S; EggNog:ENOG503P59A), whose protein sequence is MSGKFEPKTPVQLNPPKDDPISLSELAKANGEQADGKCYVAIKGLVYDVTGNKAYLPGGAYHVFAGKDASKALGKTSTKVEDVDADWSGLTEKEKGTLNDWVTFFSKRYNVVGRVEGATNFE, encoded by the exons ATGTCCGGCAAATTCGAACCCAAAACCCCCGTCCagctcaaccccccaaaggACGACCCAATCTCTCTCTCGGAGCTGGCCAAAGCAAACG GTGAACAAGCAGACGGAAAATGCTACGTCGCCATCAAGGGCCTCGTCTACGACGTGACGGGCAACAAGGCCTATCTCCCCGGCGGCGCCTACCACGTCTTTGCCGGAAAGGACGCCTCCAAGGCCCTGGGCAAGACCTCGACAAAGGTCGAGGATGTGGATGCCGACTGGTCTGGGCTgacggagaaggagaaggggacgtTGAATGATTGGGTTACGTTTTTTAGTAAGAGGTATAATGTTGTGGgaagggtggagggggcTACGAACTTTGAGTag
- a CDS encoding uncharacterized protein (EggNog:ENOG503P9AE), with translation MCDYEEFIWSCEHSDFRLKSYCHKARNNPGHACNFVKRLRHCWDQGRPCDACLAKQAAEAHAQMMSGWYGSNQAA, from the exons ATGTGCGACTACGAGGAATTCATTTGGTCCTGTGAGCACTCAGACTTCCGGCTCAAGTCATACTGTCATAAAGCCCGAAACAACCCGGGCCACGCCTGCAACTTTGTAAAGCGGCTACGCCATTGCTGGGACCAAGGCCGTCCATGTGACGCTTGTCTTGCAAAGCAGGCAGCTGAGGCCCACGCCCAGATGATGAGCGGTTGGTACGGGTCCAATCAAG CCGCATAG
- a CDS encoding uncharacterized protein (EggNog:ENOG503PF14; COG:K), translated as MEDFGSALDMPSPSNSLYYVYGDGEHYSSGSQSPSNSTYDMASTTDLTSFASVYPNTEHEEESGPQDQQQKPAAKRKRENRYKNAPPSVLSRRRAQNRASQRAYRERKDQRIKDLEQMLNDAKQRNDVLNQAYAALHAEYVSLRRSRLEDQQYHHQQPDLTYGNSHHGMGLEATGTEGLDMELFVYPDLNPGYSLN; from the exons ATGGAAGATTTCGGAAGCGCTCTCGACATGCCTTCACCTTCCAACTCCCTATATTACGTATATGGAGACGGAGAACACTACTCCTCTGGCTCACAAAGCCCCAGCAACTCGACC TACGACATGGCGTCCACGACAGATCTCACTAGCTTTGCCAGCGTGTACCCAAATACGGAACACGAGGAGGAGTCAGGACCGCaggatcaacaacaaaagccAGCAGCCAAGAGAAAACGCGAGAACCGCTACAAGAATGCCCCTCCCTCCGTCTTGTCG AGGCGTCGAGCACAGAACCGTGCTTCACAGAGGGCTTACCGGGAGCGGAAGGATCAGAGAATCAAGGACCTTGAGCAGATGCTCAATGATGCCAAGCAGCGGAACGATGTTCTCAACCAGGCCTACGCAGCGCTCCATGCCGAATATGTCTCCCTCAGACGGTCTCGGCTCGAAGACCAgcaataccaccaccagcaacccgATTTGACATATGGCAACTCGCATCACGGCATGGGATTGGAGGCGACAGGAACCGAGGGACTGGACATGGAGTTGTTTGTCTACCCGGATCTAAATCCAGGATATTCGCTCAACTGA
- a CDS encoding uncharacterized protein (EggNog:ENOG503NUQU; COG:S), which yields MPVPRIAGLRAVGAQRLLSTPRRSPQTALNGARQSLGIDQQGRLKSTTPPPGGGQGAGQQQGQGKEGEQGEAQKEQFKKGLWSTFWTLWKRDMKRGWEITKKTSLKQTWKEEPIGLVIGAVGATLSMCFLAFTFYQYFAYYNSPTFTVFPEDVAFALRKALYFGDFKKDTKRALHYYKQAIELCQEHKLDHFSDEVMGIKLKLADWLEKIDNHRNAIHILENLLSDCQRWIVAFEKAEKEEILPGQKNYKPQHAIKAMEGETPGEVKMVVIPPPPVEEEGGAKSEGEAAAQQQQQPPPPTNSDGTPIQPKETFRGKRTRLLMKSIGIAVKLASLYSDDHVLERETAHEKLVWAVETNLRELARRQKEPLKEGEGKWMTPEEIGGTLESLAHDYQAQAQHHLAVPLLFQALRMCDQPCHTAMLMSNISTSFAEHPLLPPGDSPVDALMEQDASKIFATAKQQRSAYLEAAERWAQNAIAQAKRTTGEERTEECDQACAAAVINYGSILALQGKTEEARKKFEQAREMIGKMEGGDKGVYEREVEEGLRKLSGEGEDKKKAKKKIMPGGVVPR from the exons ATGCCGGTTCCAAGAATAGCCGGTCTACGGGCTGTAGGAGCGCAGAGACTACTTTCCACACCACGAAGAAGCCCGCAAACAGCGCTTAATGGAGCTCGTCAATCCCTCGGAATCGACCAGCAAGGCCGTCTAAAGTcgacaaccccaccaccgggCGGTGGACAAGGGGCAGGTCAACAACAGGGGCAGGGGAAAGAGGGCGAGCAAGGAGAGGCTCAGAAGGAACAGTTCAAGAAGGGGTTATGGTCAACATTCTGGACGCTATGGAAGAGGGACATGAAGCGAGGATGGGAAATCACGAAAAAGACATCGCTCAAACAGACATGGAAGGAAGAGCCAATCGGTCTGGTCATCGGCGCCGTTGGTGCGACACTCTCCATGTGTTTCCTCGCCTTTACCTTTTACCAATACTTTGCCTACTACAATTCTCCCACGTTCACCGTTTTCCCCGAGGACGTCGCCTTCGCGTTGAGGAAAGCTCTCTACTTTGGTGACTTCAAAAAGGACACCAAGCGCGCGCTGCATTACTACAAGCAGGCTATCGAGCTCTGCCAGGAGCACAAACTGGACCACTTCTCCGACGAGGTGATGGgcatcaagctcaagctcgccGACTGGCTCGAGAAGATCGACAACCACCGCAACGCTATTCACATTCTCGAGAACCTGCTCTCTGACTGCCAGCGCTGGATCGTTGCGTTTGAGAAggcggaaaaggaggagatttTGCCGGGGCAAAAGAACTACAAGCCTCAGCATGCTATCAAGGCTATGGAAGGTGAGACACCGGGTGAGGTCAAGATGGTTGTtatcccaccgccaccggttgaggaagagggaggagccaAGTCAGAAGGAGAGGCGgctgctcaacaacagcaacaaccaccaccaccaaccaactcAGACGGCACACCTATTCAGCCAAAAGAAACTTTCCGCGGCAAGCGCACACGTCTATTGATGAAGTCGATTGGCATTGCTGTTAAGCTCGCCTCTCTCTACTCTGATGACCATGTTCTAGAGCGGGAAACCGCCCACGAGAAGCTCGTCTGGGCCGTGGAAACCAACCTCAGAGAACTGGCTCGCCGGCAAAAGGAGCCCCtcaaagaaggagagggcaaATGGATGACACCCGAGGAAATCGGCGGCACGCTCGAATCTCTGGCGCACGACTACCAAGCCCAGGCCCAGCATCACTTGGCCGtgcctcttctcttccaagCACTAAGAATGTGCGATCAACCATGCCATACAGCCATGCTTA TGTCCAACATATCCACCTCGTTCGCTgaacaccccctcctcccacccggTGACTCCCCCGTTGATGCTCTGATGGAGCAAGACGCCTCCAAGATTTTTGCTACAGCCAAGCAGCAGCGCTCTGCGTACTTagaggcggcggagagaTGGGCGCAGAACGCGATTGCGCAGGCGAAGAGGacgacgggggaggagaggactGAGGAGTGCGATCAGGCTTGTGCTGCGGCGGTGATCAATTATGGGTCTATTCTTGCGCTGCAGgggaagacggaggaggcgaggaagaagtttgagcaggcgagggagatgattgggaagatggaggggggggataagggggtgtatgagagggaggtggaggaggggttgaggaagttgagtggagagggggaggacaagaagaaggcgaagaagaagattatgcctgggggggttgtgccTAGGTAG